The Tubulanus polymorphus chromosome 6, tnTubPoly1.2, whole genome shotgun sequence genome includes a region encoding these proteins:
- the LOC141907000 gene encoding putative malate dehydrogenase 1B isoform X2, whose amino-acid sequence MAKVVIAGCASCPYYARVELLADKLSKNLNDFKLHKIVKRKEEWQDWLNETCKERGWTHTKSPLIWRELVDRGGKAVIIGGANDFQEYAKGYYGDVSELTSDDMTKIADENLKTKIELDNEEKERRALSKPVHVCITNATSAVAYNLIPAFARGDILGPNVEVNLHLLDTEEENQECLRGVQMEAQDLANELLREVTVFTDPEEAFKGCWCIVMLDELEFEPETDQSAKLAKYYEYFTKYSETINNVSSKDVRVLVASSGPINFIVDIISRTATNVKSCDIVGLSRLFENRAKAVLAQRLNVNSASVADVIIWGNVNGNKYVDINNSRVHHYDGAVWGPPFYSVPVLEKIYDRKWLESEFMETVNQREENLKTALRHHSATSHGSAISTLLSHWFQGCSRGEIYSLVVKSEGWYEVPENTVCSMPVTFFPPGYWAVVEDINMSDESMQKVKDCVSDIKSELDVIFAKSQPVTDTDEDQTQTLSESAGDGTKKEQTELVSDEGTDVLSRIDEQDELNGGSKPNSDTNPDEEKTTEEEKTVDDAGVEGIVSEDIQDEAAQET is encoded by the exons ATGGCGAAAGTAGTTATTGCAG GTTGTGCGAGCTGTCCATATTACGCACGCGTTGAATTACTGGCGGACAAACTGTCAAAAAATCtgaatgattttaaacttCACAAAATTGTGAAGCGGAAAGAAGAATGGCAG gaCTGGTTAAACGAAACGTGCAAGGAGAGGGGATGGACGCATACAAAATCTCCGTTAATATGGCGAGAACTTGTCGACAGAGGTGGAAAAGCCGTAATAATAGGTGGCGCTAATGACTTTCAAGAATACGCTAAAGGTTACTACGGCGACGTGTCCGAACTGACGAGCGATGACATGACGAAAATTGCCGATGAAAATCTCAAGACGAAAATCGAGCTCGACAACGAAGAGAAAGAACGAAGGGCGTTGAGTAAACCGGTTCATGTTTGTATCACGAACGCGACGAGCGCCGTAGCGTACAATTTAATACCGGCGTTCGCTCGCGGTGATATCCTCGGACCAAATGTCGAGGTTAATCTTCACTTATTGGACACGGAGGAAGAGAATCAAGAATGTTTGCGCGGAGTACAAATGGAAGCGCAAGATTTAGCCAATGAATTACTACGCGAG GTCACTGTGTTCACGGATCCCGAAGAGGCATTCAAAGGATGCTGGTGTATAGTCATGCTGGATGAATTAGAGTTCGAACCCGAAACTGACCAATCGGCTAAACTCGCAAAATATTACGAATACTTCACGAAATACTCTGAAACCATCAACAATGTCAGTAGCAAAGACGTGCGAGTATTGGTTGCCAGTTCGGGACCGATTAATTTCATCGTCGATATCATTTCGAGGACCGCGACGAACGTTAAAAGCTGCGATATCGTCGGTCTAAGTCGACTGTTCGAGAACAGGGCCAAAGCCGTCCTCGCGCAGCGTTTGAACGTGAATTCGGCGAGCGTCGCCGACGTCATCATCTGGGGCAACGTCAACGGAAATAAGTACGTAGACATTAACAACAGTCGCGTTCATCACTACGACGGCGCTGTCTGGGGACCGCCGTTCTATTCCGTTCCCGTTCTGGAGAAAATCTACGATCGAAAATGGTTGGAAAGCGAATTTATGGAAACGGTGAATCAACGCgaagagaatttaaaaacggCGTTACGTCACCATTCGGCAACGTCTCACGGATCGGCGATATCTACTCTCCTTTCGCACTGGTTTCAAGGGTGTTCTCGCGGAGAGATTTACTCGCTTGTCGTCAAATCGGAAG GTTGGTACGAAGTGCCGGAGAATACAGTTTGTTCGATGCCTGTAACGTTTTTCCCGCCCGGCTACTGGGCCGTCGTCGAAGATATAAACATGAGCGACGAGAGCATGCAGAAGGTGAAAGATTGTGTGAGCGATATCAAATCTGAGTTAGACGTCATATTCGCTAAGAGTCAACCCGTTACCGACACTGATGAGGATCAAACCCAAACACTCTCCGAGAGTGCAG GAGACGGAACTAAGAAGGAACAAACAGAACTTGTTTCAGATGAAGGAACCGACGTTTTATCACGAATAGATGAACAAGATGAGTTGAATGGTGGCAGTAAACCCAACAGCGATACCAATCCAGATGAAG AAAAAACTACTGAAGAAGAGAAGACCGTTGATGATGCTGGCGTCGAAGGAATCGTGTCAGAAGATATTCAAGATGAAGCCGCGCAAGAAACATAG
- the LOC141907000 gene encoding putative malate dehydrogenase 1B isoform X1, with protein MKFCHNVNYFLDYFFVTALQLRHYIVVGCASCPYYARVELLADKLSKNLNDFKLHKIVKRKEEWQDWLNETCKERGWTHTKSPLIWRELVDRGGKAVIIGGANDFQEYAKGYYGDVSELTSDDMTKIADENLKTKIELDNEEKERRALSKPVHVCITNATSAVAYNLIPAFARGDILGPNVEVNLHLLDTEEENQECLRGVQMEAQDLANELLREVTVFTDPEEAFKGCWCIVMLDELEFEPETDQSAKLAKYYEYFTKYSETINNVSSKDVRVLVASSGPINFIVDIISRTATNVKSCDIVGLSRLFENRAKAVLAQRLNVNSASVADVIIWGNVNGNKYVDINNSRVHHYDGAVWGPPFYSVPVLEKIYDRKWLESEFMETVNQREENLKTALRHHSATSHGSAISTLLSHWFQGCSRGEIYSLVVKSEGWYEVPENTVCSMPVTFFPPGYWAVVEDINMSDESMQKVKDCVSDIKSELDVIFAKSQPVTDTDEDQTQTLSESAGDGTKKEQTELVSDEGTDVLSRIDEQDELNGGSKPNSDTNPDEEKTTEEEKTVDDAGVEGIVSEDIQDEAAQET; from the exons ATGAAATTTTGTCACAATGTCAATTACTTTCTTGATTACTTTTTTGTCACCGCACTTCAATTACGGCATTACATTGTTGTAGGTTGTGCGAGCTGTCCATATTACGCACGCGTTGAATTACTGGCGGACAAACTGTCAAAAAATCtgaatgattttaaacttCACAAAATTGTGAAGCGGAAAGAAGAATGGCAG gaCTGGTTAAACGAAACGTGCAAGGAGAGGGGATGGACGCATACAAAATCTCCGTTAATATGGCGAGAACTTGTCGACAGAGGTGGAAAAGCCGTAATAATAGGTGGCGCTAATGACTTTCAAGAATACGCTAAAGGTTACTACGGCGACGTGTCCGAACTGACGAGCGATGACATGACGAAAATTGCCGATGAAAATCTCAAGACGAAAATCGAGCTCGACAACGAAGAGAAAGAACGAAGGGCGTTGAGTAAACCGGTTCATGTTTGTATCACGAACGCGACGAGCGCCGTAGCGTACAATTTAATACCGGCGTTCGCTCGCGGTGATATCCTCGGACCAAATGTCGAGGTTAATCTTCACTTATTGGACACGGAGGAAGAGAATCAAGAATGTTTGCGCGGAGTACAAATGGAAGCGCAAGATTTAGCCAATGAATTACTACGCGAG GTCACTGTGTTCACGGATCCCGAAGAGGCATTCAAAGGATGCTGGTGTATAGTCATGCTGGATGAATTAGAGTTCGAACCCGAAACTGACCAATCGGCTAAACTCGCAAAATATTACGAATACTTCACGAAATACTCTGAAACCATCAACAATGTCAGTAGCAAAGACGTGCGAGTATTGGTTGCCAGTTCGGGACCGATTAATTTCATCGTCGATATCATTTCGAGGACCGCGACGAACGTTAAAAGCTGCGATATCGTCGGTCTAAGTCGACTGTTCGAGAACAGGGCCAAAGCCGTCCTCGCGCAGCGTTTGAACGTGAATTCGGCGAGCGTCGCCGACGTCATCATCTGGGGCAACGTCAACGGAAATAAGTACGTAGACATTAACAACAGTCGCGTTCATCACTACGACGGCGCTGTCTGGGGACCGCCGTTCTATTCCGTTCCCGTTCTGGAGAAAATCTACGATCGAAAATGGTTGGAAAGCGAATTTATGGAAACGGTGAATCAACGCgaagagaatttaaaaacggCGTTACGTCACCATTCGGCAACGTCTCACGGATCGGCGATATCTACTCTCCTTTCGCACTGGTTTCAAGGGTGTTCTCGCGGAGAGATTTACTCGCTTGTCGTCAAATCGGAAG GTTGGTACGAAGTGCCGGAGAATACAGTTTGTTCGATGCCTGTAACGTTTTTCCCGCCCGGCTACTGGGCCGTCGTCGAAGATATAAACATGAGCGACGAGAGCATGCAGAAGGTGAAAGATTGTGTGAGCGATATCAAATCTGAGTTAGACGTCATATTCGCTAAGAGTCAACCCGTTACCGACACTGATGAGGATCAAACCCAAACACTCTCCGAGAGTGCAG GAGACGGAACTAAGAAGGAACAAACAGAACTTGTTTCAGATGAAGGAACCGACGTTTTATCACGAATAGATGAACAAGATGAGTTGAATGGTGGCAGTAAACCCAACAGCGATACCAATCCAGATGAAG AAAAAACTACTGAAGAAGAGAAGACCGTTGATGATGCTGGCGTCGAAGGAATCGTGTCAGAAGATATTCAAGATGAAGCCGCGCAAGAAACATAG
- the LOC141907415 gene encoding DNA repair protein XRCC4-like, which produces MTDYALHKIISSDDVEYYMKTEVLKDGITVNLTDCQSSWSGKVSNSELKTTCSKIHMDYEDYLLQTKAALTGQTTKNMHFQYVVKQISSGIEVTWKKYVPGENVKFQLGIVKLSHDADPVQRICSLFQLSLRRTQELREGISDAVSKSDRLLAERDKALTLLKKSVEAKETLERDLYSKFQLVLNSKKQKLRQLKAAIEELSKSEPAIGLANHAPQPIDDESDSDDTAIDKSTTKHRISDDETTDEERQITLTKKSRLQRSSDFHATDSRSSPLLPGGDDEDDDDDVGTSVVVHRRRARNAPKNKTPAKAVLPKVSTSSAASLRKSTSNPRPSTSRSARKSRQETPKDSLDAEDLVNFM; this is translated from the exons ATGACAGATTATGCGCTGCACAAAATTATATCATCCGATGATGTCGAGTATTACATGAAAACCGAAGTATTGAAAGATGGGATAACTGTAAATTTGACTGACTGTCAGTCATCATGGTCTGGAAAAG TGTCAAACAGTGAACTTAAGACAACTTGCAGTAAAATTCATATGGACTATGAAGATTATCTACTGCAAACCAAAGCTGCACTTACTGGTCAAACCACCAAAAATATGCACTTCCAATATGTTGTGAAGCAAATTTCATCTGGCATCGAAGTAACGTGGAAAAAATACGTCCCTGGAGAAAATGTCAAG TTTCAACTGGGCATTGTGAAGTTATCGCATGATGCTGATCCGGTGCAACGAATCTGTAGTTTATTCCAACTGAGTTTGAGACGTACGCAGGAATTACGGGAAGGAATCTCAGACGCTGTCAGTAAATCCGATCGTTTGTTAGCTGAACGAGATAAAGCTTTAACT CTGTTAAAGAAATCCGTTGAAGCTAAAGAGACTTTGGAGAGGGATCTGTATTCGAAG tttcaACTTGTGTTGAATTCGAAGAAGCAAAAATTAAGGCAGCTTAAAGCAGCAA TTGAAGAATTGAGTAAATCGGAACCAGCCATTGGATTGGCGAACCATGCACCTCAGCCTATTGATGACGAAAGTGACAGCGACGATACAGCCATCGATAAATCAACGACTAAACATCGCATCAG CGATGATGAAACTACAGATGAAGAAAGACAAATAACTCTGACAAAAAAGAGTCGACTTCAACGATCGTCAGATTTTCACGCGACTGACAGCCGATCATCACCATTACTGCCAGGTggtgatgatgaagatgatgatgatgatgtcggTACCAGCGTTGTTGTCCATAGAAG ACGAGCTCGTAATGCACCGAAAAACAAAACTCCAGCAAAAGCCGTCCTACCGAAAGTCTCCACATCATCAGCTGCTAGTCTGAGAAAATCAACCAGTAATCCGAG GCCATCGACGAGTCGTTCAGCGCGCAAATCTAGACAGGAAACTCCTAAAGATAGTTTAGACGCTGAGGATTTAGTGAATTTTATGTGA
- the LOC141907213 gene encoding MKI67 FHA domain-interacting nucleolar phosphoprotein-like, translating to MFVICYARKKKCGPCHQEALTFIMAALGKKSRGKKTVKESTSDDEMIESSIEKEKSKKWGNLIALDPKDQAEFELKVKDIRDKKNNVLEGSKKGVVYLGHIPKGLFEPQLKKFFSQFGNINRLRISRSKKTGNSKGYAFIEFEFAEIAKVVAETMNSYLTFNRLMQCQFLPDEKVHPAMFKNSFRRFKRPISHLISQQRLNKHKSQERVERNKNRFRQKTTKKLQKLSELGIEMTVDLPNCGPAISCKQVAKKKSKKESATDETEVELNDVNEDADTTLSADKTHVLLDDSSDFDITIKTPPNTVRMSRSFSHATASTPVVSQKKTQNRRKSMGAQVKTKTNPAKKKVKRLR from the exons ATGTTTGTCATCTGTTACGCGAGGAAAAAAAAA TGTGGACCCTGCCACCAGGAGGCGCTCACTTTCATAATGGCGGCTCTAGGCAAAAAATCACGAGGCAAGAAAACTGTCAAAGAATCAACCTCGGACGACGAGATGATCGAAAGCAGTATTGAAAAGGAAAAATCTAAGAAATGGGGAAACCTTATCGCTCTCGACCCGAAAGATCAAGCCGAGTTTGAGCTAAAGGTCAAAGATATTCGGGACAAGAAAAAT AATGTCCTTGAAGGGTCAAAAAAAGGAGTTGTCTATCTGGGTCACATCCCGAAAGGTTTGTTCGAACCGCAGTTGAAGAAGTTTTTCAGTCAGTTCGGAAACATCAATCGACTTCGCATTTCTAGAAGCAAAAAGACTGGCAATTCCAAAGGCTACGCATtcattgagtttgaatttgcTGAAATTGCGAAAGTTGTCGCCGAAACGATGAATAGTTACCTCACTTTCAATAGATTAATGCAGT GTCAGTTCCTACCGGATGAAAAAGTTCATCCAGCGATGTTCAAAAATTCTTTCCGACGTTTCAAACGGCCGATAAGTCATCTGATCAGTCAACAACGTTTGAATAAACACAAGTCACAGGAACGTGTCGAAAGAAACAAGAATCGTTTCCGCCAAAAAACGACGAAGaaactacagaaattatcCGAACTTGGCATCGAAATGACTGTAGATCTACCG AATTGTGGGCCGGCTATCTCTTGCAAACAAGTGGCAAAGAAGAAATCCAAGAAAGAATCTGCCACTGATGAAACAGAGGTTGAACTCAACGATGTCAATGAAGATGCAGACACGACATTGTCTGCTGATAAAACGCATGTTTTATTGGACGATAGTTCAGACTTTGATATAACAATTAAAACACCCCCGAATACAGTACGCATGAGTCGCAGTTTCTCGCATGCCACAGCCTCTACTCCTGTTGtatcccagaaaaaaacaCAGAATAGGCGTAAATCGATGGGAGCCCAGGTCAAGACAAAAACAAATCCAGCTAAGAAAAAAGTAAAACGTttaagataa